A part of Aegilops tauschii subsp. strangulata cultivar AL8/78 chromosome 2, Aet v6.0, whole genome shotgun sequence genomic DNA contains:
- the LOC141040676 gene encoding F-box protein At5g49610-like, whose translation MVLPRVPYRSLCRFRCVSRSWRALCSDRRVLRRSPQTLSGFFCHSRDARRRGSVCHSRDGHLLVFRNLSGRGRPLIDPCLPFLRQRGYRSVTLIHCCNGILLCSAHRERPPSPAEYIVCNPATEEIWAVLPVPASHGDQRDSNICLCFDPAIVPSYFAVFVKPSESGGVEVYSSETGRWASLLSECGHLGFAGDDLGYVFFNGTLHLSAYYSSLIVTLDTKRQTWGEIPMPEDNKPAAIGLSQGRLHLVCIDYDNDWQLSVWVLEEYASGQWTLKHTADFPGLLGTPRRIPTEIYQSVAIHPECNLVFFIGGEERSWSLMSYDMDTRKVQHISSLESRRYLPCLPYVPCFVKWSSDGH comes from the coding sequence ATGGTCCTGCCGCGGGTGCCGTACAGATCGCTCTGCCGCTTCAGGTGCGTGTCGAGGTCGTGGCGCGCGCTCTGCTCCGACCGCCGCGTCCTCCGCAGGTCGCCGCAGACCCTCTCCGGCTTCTTCTGCCACTCCCGCGACGCGCGCCGCCGCGGCTCCGTTTGCCACAGCCGCGACGGCCATCTCCTCGTCTTTCGCAATCTGTCCGGGAGAGGCCGGCCCCTCATCGACCCATGCCTGCCCTTTCTGCGCCAGCGCGGCTATAGAAGCGTCACGCTCATCCACTGCTGCAACGGCATCCTACTCTGCTCCGCCCACCGGGAGAGGCCGCCGTCTCCGGCGGAGTACATTGTGTGCAACCCTGCGACTGAGGAGATCTGGGCGGTGCTGCCCGTGCCCGCCTCACACGGCGACCAACGGGATAGCAACATCTGTCTCTGTTTCGATCCTGCAATAGTTCCATCCTACTTTGCGGTGTTTGTGAAACCATCGGAGAGCGGCGGAGTCGAGGTTTACTCGTCAGAAACTGGACGCTGGGCATCCCTGCTGAGCGAGTGTGGTCACCTTGGTTTTGCCGGTGACGATTTAGGGTATGTCTTCTTCAATGGCACTTTGCATTTGAGTGCCTACTACTCTTCTTTGATCGTCACGCTGGACACCAAGCGACAGACATGGGGGGAAATCCCAATGCCGGAGGACAATAAACCTGCTGCCATAGGGCTGTCTCAGGGGCGCTTACACCTTGTATGCATAGACTATGACAATGATTGGCAACTATCTGTTTGGGTTCTCGAGGAATATGCCAGTGGTCAGTGGACCTTGAAGCACACCGCGGACTTTCCGGGTCTGCTAGGAACGCCTCGTCGCATACCCACCGAGATCTACCAGTCGGTTGCAATCCATCCGGAATGTAATCTGGTTTTCTTTATCGGTGGGGAGGAGAGGTCATGGTCGCTCATGTCGTACGACATGGATACCCGGAAAGTGCAGCATATCAGCAGTCTTGAAAGTCGCCGTTATCTCCCGTGTCTGCCTTACGTCCCCTGCTTCGTGAAATGGTCCTCGGATGGTCACTAA